The Muricauda sp. SCSIO 65647 genome includes a region encoding these proteins:
- the pta gene encoding phosphate acetyltransferase, giving the protein MNKAVYIATTEPKSGKSIVSLGLMQVLLGKIAKVGYFRPIIDDFDNGREDNHISTVISYFELDLKHDDAYAFTRSQVVKKLNKNKEDEVLDKIIAKYKAIEERFDFVLVEGTDFTGEGGIIEWDINVLMAKNLGIPTIVVTSGVGKTLEEFIGDMHLAYDSFKDNGVEVLMVVGNKIQPENVTLVTDALKKELPKEVLISAIPLNPVLGNPTIKEIVDELDGEVLFGEAQLNNQAGHFGVGAMQLRNYLTYLRENALVITPGDRADVILGALQANLSSNYPAISGIVLTGGLQPEESIIKLIEGLSEVVPIISVDGDTFLITNRIGAITPKIYAESTQKITTSIQDFAKYTPEKKLADRLITFIPNGITPRMFQYNLLKRAQADKKHIVLPEGSDERILRAAKQLIDTDAASITLLGDPEQIKNKITQLDLGLSIEKIAIIDPTSSDLFDDYVNTLYELRKHKNLNRAMAHDLMTDVAYFGTMMVYKGHADGMVSGATHTTQHTIRPSLQFIKTVPGVSLVSSVFFMCLPNRVVVFGDCAINPKPTAEQLAEIAISSADTSTAFGIEPKIAMLSYSSGTSGSGEDVDRVRNATKLVKQKRPDLKVEGPIQYDAAVDLQVGKSKLPDSQVAGQATVFIFPDLNTGNNTYKAVQRETGALAIGPTLQGLQKPVNDLSRGCSVNDIVNTVIITAIQAQEM; this is encoded by the coding sequence ATGAACAAAGCCGTTTATATCGCCACTACCGAGCCTAAAAGTGGTAAATCTATCGTTTCCCTTGGGCTGATGCAGGTATTGCTGGGCAAGATTGCCAAAGTGGGTTATTTCAGGCCCATTATCGATGATTTTGACAATGGTAGGGAAGATAACCATATCAGCACGGTCATCAGCTATTTTGAGCTTGACCTAAAACACGATGATGCCTATGCCTTTACCCGAAGCCAAGTGGTAAAAAAGCTCAATAAGAACAAAGAGGATGAAGTACTCGATAAAATCATTGCAAAGTACAAGGCCATCGAAGAACGATTTGATTTTGTATTGGTCGAAGGAACTGATTTTACAGGGGAAGGTGGTATTATCGAGTGGGATATAAACGTGTTGATGGCCAAGAACCTCGGCATTCCGACCATTGTCGTGACCAGTGGCGTGGGCAAGACGTTGGAAGAGTTTATCGGTGATATGCACCTTGCCTATGACTCTTTTAAAGACAACGGGGTAGAGGTTTTGATGGTGGTCGGCAATAAGATCCAGCCCGAAAACGTAACCTTGGTGACCGATGCGCTCAAAAAAGAGCTGCCCAAAGAAGTGTTGATCAGTGCCATTCCGTTGAATCCGGTCTTGGGCAACCCTACCATCAAGGAAATTGTGGATGAATTGGATGGCGAGGTACTGTTCGGTGAGGCCCAATTGAACAACCAAGCAGGACATTTTGGGGTCGGAGCCATGCAACTGCGCAATTATTTGACCTATTTACGAGAAAATGCATTGGTCATTACCCCTGGCGATCGGGCAGATGTGATCTTGGGCGCCCTACAGGCGAATTTGTCCTCTAACTATCCGGCCATTTCAGGAATTGTGCTCACCGGTGGTCTACAGCCCGAAGAATCGATCATTAAACTGATCGAGGGGCTATCAGAAGTCGTGCCCATCATATCCGTTGATGGTGATACTTTTCTGATTACCAATCGCATTGGGGCCATCACCCCAAAAATCTACGCGGAAAGTACCCAAAAGATAACCACCTCAATACAGGATTTCGCCAAGTACACCCCTGAAAAAAAGCTTGCCGATAGATTGATAACCTTTATTCCCAATGGCATCACGCCTAGAATGTTTCAGTACAACCTGCTCAAAAGGGCACAGGCCGATAAGAAACATATCGTACTGCCCGAGGGGTCGGATGAACGCATCTTGCGGGCTGCCAAACAGCTTATAGATACCGATGCGGCCTCCATTACACTTTTAGGTGACCCAGAGCAGATCAAGAATAAAATAACACAATTAGATCTTGGTCTCAGTATTGAAAAAATAGCGATCATAGACCCAACATCGTCCGATTTGTTCGATGACTATGTAAACACACTATACGAGTTACGAAAGCACAAAAACCTAAATCGGGCCATGGCGCATGACCTGATGACCGATGTTGCCTATTTCGGTACCATGATGGTTTATAAGGGCCATGCCGATGGTATGGTCTCAGGGGCCACACATACTACCCAACACACCATACGGCCATCGCTACAGTTCATCAAAACCGTGCCCGGTGTTTCATTGGTGTCTTCTGTCTTCTTTATGTGCCTGCCCAACCGTGTGGTGGTCTTTGGCGATTGCGCCATCAACCCCAAACCTACGGCAGAGCAATTGGCTGAAATCGCAATCTCATCGGCAGATACTTCCACTGCTTTTGGTATCGAGCCCAAAATTGCCATGCTATCATACTCATCAGGGACTTCAGGTTCGGGAGAAGACGTGGATCGGGTACGCAATGCCACCAAACTGGTAAAACAAAAACGGCCCGACCTTAAAGTAGAGGGTCCCATACAATATGATGCTGCGGTAGATTTGCAGGTCGGTAAAAGCAAACTGCCCGATTCACAGGTGGCCGGTCAGGCCACGGTCTTTATCTTTCCCGACCTGAACACGGGCAACAATACTTATAAAGCAGTTCAGCGCGAAACGGGTGCACTCGCCATAGGCCCCACCTTACAGGGCCTTCAAAAACCAGTGAACGACCTGAGCCGTGGCTGCTCGGTGAATGATATCGTGAATACGGTCATTATTACGGCCATACAAGCTCAAGAAATGTAA
- a CDS encoding slipin family protein — protein MNPMFLFGIILGVILLAGIRIVFEYKRALKFRFGKYVKTLQPGFRWIIPLVETIQVVDIRVITINIVSQEVMTEDNVPCSIDGVVFFRIDDPEKAVLEVEEYDFAITQLSQAALRDVCGKVELDTILSKREEMGKNIKSIVETETHHWGIEIIDVKIKDIQLPENMKRMMANQAEAERSRRARIILAEAEDQAAAKLLEAGLQIDKSPSAIKLRLYQTLSNIAAEKNSTILFPFPEEVLPRPPKKTDLS, from the coding sequence ATGAATCCCATGTTTTTGTTCGGCATCATTTTAGGTGTTATTCTATTGGCCGGTATCCGCATCGTTTTTGAATATAAAAGGGCCTTGAAATTCCGATTTGGAAAATATGTAAAAACACTACAACCGGGTTTTCGATGGATCATTCCATTGGTAGAAACCATCCAAGTGGTCGATATCAGGGTCATTACCATCAACATTGTCTCACAAGAAGTGATGACCGAAGATAATGTGCCCTGTAGCATTGACGGGGTGGTTTTCTTTAGGATTGACGATCCCGAAAAGGCGGTTCTAGAGGTCGAGGAATACGATTTTGCCATCACCCAGCTCTCACAGGCCGCGCTTAGGGATGTCTGCGGAAAAGTGGAACTGGACACCATTCTTTCCAAACGTGAGGAAATGGGAAAGAACATCAAAAGCATCGTTGAGACAGAAACCCATCATTGGGGCATAGAGATCATCGACGTCAAAATCAAAGATATTCAACTGCCCGAAAACATGAAACGGATGATGGCCAACCAAGCCGAGGCCGAACGTTCTCGAAGAGCCCGTATCATTCTTGCCGAAGCGGAAGACCAGGCCGCCGCAAAGCTTTTGGAAGCCGGTCTGCAGATAGACAAGTCACCATCGGCCATCAAATTGCGGCTCTACCAGACCCTCTCGAACATCGCAGCCGAAAAGAATTCAACTATTTTGTTTCCGTTTCCAGAAGAGGTACTGCCCAGACCACCCAAAAAGACCGATCTATCGTAA
- a CDS encoding pyridoxamine 5'-phosphate oxidase family protein encodes MVKNLKQEDCIELLRENYIGRLGYVIGKNPFVVPITYYYHEGEGNGIISYSLGGHKIDAMRNNSCISLQVDEIKSASHWKSVLVHGEFEELKQIDAKNLLRQFSRGVKNIINRSTDENVQFIHEFSSKLQSKGSAPIVYRINILEITGKRREG; translated from the coding sequence ATGGTCAAGAATTTAAAACAAGAAGACTGCATTGAACTGCTACGTGAAAACTATATAGGGCGATTGGGTTATGTAATTGGCAAAAATCCCTTTGTGGTGCCGATCACCTATTATTACCATGAAGGGGAAGGCAATGGTATCATCAGCTATTCGTTGGGTGGTCATAAAATCGATGCCATGAGAAACAACAGCTGTATATCGTTGCAAGTTGACGAAATCAAATCGGCAAGTCATTGGAAATCTGTTCTGGTGCATGGTGAATTTGAAGAACTGAAACAAATTGATGCCAAAAATCTGCTTCGCCAATTTTCACGGGGCGTAAAGAACATCATCAATCGCAGTACCGATGAAAACGTTCAGTTCATTCATGAGTTTTCAAGCAAATTGCAGTCAAAAGGCAGCGCTCCGATCGTTTACCGCATCAACATTCTTGAAATAACAGGAAAGCGAAGAGAGGGATAA
- a CDS encoding LytTR family DNA-binding domain-containing protein, with amino-acid sequence MNCIIIEDQPPAQRILKKYIEDMGSLVLKGTFSDAIQAMEYLKTEPIDVIFLDIHLPKLSGIDFLKTMPNPPSVILTTAFSEYALESYEFNVVDYLLKPFSFQRFVKAVSKVSKRKMAVPPEHKKTRENPLKKEIYIKSGHEHIKITIDDIHHITSDSDYTEIITAEWKYVSSEPLRFWLETLPNDQFCRVHRSHIVNTGKIEKIIGNQVLLKEGVKLPIGRAYKDDFMQRILK; translated from the coding sequence ATGAACTGTATCATAATTGAAGACCAGCCCCCCGCACAGCGCATTCTCAAAAAGTATATTGAGGATATGGGCTCTTTGGTATTGAAAGGCACCTTTTCAGATGCGATACAGGCCATGGAGTATTTGAAAACTGAACCCATAGACGTAATCTTTCTCGACATTCACCTGCCCAAACTTTCGGGGATTGATTTTTTGAAGACCATGCCCAATCCGCCAAGTGTGATATTGACCACTGCCTTTTCAGAATACGCTTTGGAGAGTTACGAGTTCAACGTGGTCGATTATTTGCTAAAGCCTTTTTCGTTTCAACGGTTTGTCAAGGCGGTCTCAAAAGTATCAAAGCGAAAAATGGCTGTGCCACCTGAGCATAAAAAGACTAGGGAAAACCCATTGAAAAAGGAAATCTACATTAAGTCAGGTCATGAACATATCAAAATTACCATAGACGACATACATCACATCACATCAGATTCAGATTACACCGAGATCATAACGGCAGAATGGAAATATGTTTCAAGCGAGCCGCTTCGCTTTTGGCTCGAAACACTGCCCAATGACCAATTTTGCCGTGTGCACCGATCGCATATTGTCAATACTGGAAAAATCGAGAAAATCATTGGCAATCAGGTCCTCTTAAAAGAAGGGGTCAAACTGCCCATTGGTCGCGCTTACAAAGACGATTTCATGCAGCGTATATTAAAATGA
- a CDS encoding sensor histidine kinase yields the protein MSISKKELVFQSVLLVLVFLFYSFDSEDPRFQWHKVAFFLTYAMAAAIIGYWLMPRFLYHKKYWSFFGYVVVVVTVVILLEELVLEQIFFPGTRRAKGFPGVFYSLLDVLPMITILSGFKFGWDALQKQEQIDALKSAVQESELQFLRSQINPHFLFNNLNNLYAHALEGSVKTPEIILELSGLLRYMLYECKEKFVSLEKEIEQLHNFIKLNKLQIENRGTVVFDTQGIENGYRIAPLILIVFIENAFKHSQAGQTENIEITIHAQMKENVLLFNCANNHEPAQGLDTVAAGIGLRNVQKRLQLLYPDKHSLQIKEDQSRYEVSLSIALEKMNGS from the coding sequence ATGTCCATTTCAAAAAAGGAACTTGTCTTTCAATCAGTGCTATTGGTCTTGGTTTTTCTGTTCTATTCGTTTGACAGCGAAGACCCAAGATTTCAATGGCACAAAGTGGCCTTTTTTTTGACCTATGCCATGGCCGCCGCCATAATAGGGTATTGGTTGATGCCCCGTTTTTTATATCATAAAAAATATTGGTCTTTTTTCGGTTATGTGGTCGTGGTCGTCACCGTGGTCATTTTATTGGAAGAATTGGTGTTGGAACAAATTTTCTTTCCGGGTACAAGAAGGGCAAAAGGGTTTCCAGGTGTGTTTTATTCACTCTTGGACGTGCTTCCTATGATCACTATATTATCGGGCTTTAAGTTTGGATGGGATGCCCTGCAAAAGCAAGAACAGATAGATGCGTTGAAAAGCGCCGTTCAAGAAAGTGAACTCCAATTCTTGAGGTCACAGATCAATCCACATTTTTTATTCAACAACCTCAACAATCTATACGCCCATGCGCTTGAAGGTTCGGTTAAAACCCCTGAAATTATTTTGGAACTCAGCGGACTGTTACGCTACATGCTCTATGAATGCAAAGAAAAATTCGTTTCGCTCGAAAAAGAAATCGAACAGTTGCACAACTTTATTAAATTGAACAAGTTACAGATTGAGAACCGGGGTACTGTGGTGTTTGACACCCAAGGTATTGAAAATGGGTATAGGATCGCCCCCCTGATCTTGATCGTCTTCATCGAGAATGCTTTTAAGCACAGCCAGGCAGGGCAGACCGAGAATATTGAGATTACCATACATGCCCAAATGAAAGAGAACGTACTTCTTTTTAATTGCGCCAATAACCATGAGCCTGCCCAAGGCCTTGACACCGTCGCCGCCGGAATCGGACTCAGAAATGTACAAAAACGGTTACAGCTGCTCTATCCAGACAAACATAGTCTTCAAATTAAGGAAGACCAGAGTCGGTACGAAGTCAGTTTATCAATAGCATTGGAAAAAATGAACGGTTCATGA
- a CDS encoding outer membrane beta-barrel family protein, protein MKAIAPRTKCTVLIVIMLVFCFVDNVVIAQQGNVTYTGKIIDKNSGQPVAYATVIIGDTATQQAIAGATTLEDGTFSIATNTGDHYIEVSFIGFEKLVLQPPVSQGRIVDLGAIEIAEDAQQLEEVVVEGEVSQTVFKLDKRVFNVGKDLSSTGASALEVLNNVPSVNVNIEGQISLRGSQGVQVLINGKPSILTSDENNALGTITADMIDRIEVITNPSAKYDAEGTSGIINIVIKKEEKRGFNGSVSVNTGAPNNHSLGVSLNRRTEKFNLFTQLGAGYRELPNEITVRNTDLNTGTTILSNGEEFRNETFYNFILGTDYYFSPTSVLTLSGNFALEIEDQPSATSFAALDSSGNLTSEWERTEVTDARNPKFQYELQYKKDFEDDEDHDLLFSALGNFFGKDQSSEFLDITLSGEDRNAEQTTRTDFKESVFTFKLDYTKPFSDEFSIETGAQYILNDVSNDFEVQNLEGGQFVTDPGLTNIFEFDQDVLGIYGTAAYEGKKWGIKAGMRLENTNLGTLLVNTDETNDQNYTNLFPSVHTSYKFSEKVSLQAGYSKRIYRPRLWDLNPFFNIRNNFNIRQGNPNLMPEFTDSYEMTGIFFIGKTSLNLGVYHRYTTDIIERISTFENNVNIRRPENIGTNNAWGMEFNTKYSPTNWLTFNVDFNYNTFAREGTFDDTIIDFSAEQWSSKLLTKIKLPWDIDFETTGNYQSAFQTVQGEIDDIAFLDFGVRKKIMKGKGVLNLSVRDAFASRIRENQIIQSDFEVFNRSFRARFVAFGFSYGFGKGEAMQFSGAKRM, encoded by the coding sequence ATGAAAGCCATTGCGCCACGAACAAAGTGTACAGTATTGATTGTCATTATGTTGGTGTTTTGTTTTGTGGACAATGTGGTCATTGCACAGCAAGGCAATGTGACCTATACCGGAAAAATCATCGACAAAAATTCTGGCCAACCGGTTGCCTATGCAACGGTCATTATCGGTGATACTGCCACACAACAAGCCATTGCGGGCGCAACTACGCTAGAGGACGGCACTTTTTCCATAGCGACCAATACCGGTGACCATTATATAGAAGTGAGCTTTATCGGTTTTGAAAAACTGGTGTTGCAACCCCCTGTGTCACAGGGCAGAATCGTTGATTTAGGGGCCATAGAAATTGCAGAGGATGCGCAGCAATTAGAGGAAGTAGTGGTAGAAGGAGAAGTGTCACAGACAGTATTTAAACTTGACAAAAGGGTATTCAATGTTGGCAAAGACCTCAGTAGTACAGGGGCCAGCGCACTTGAAGTGCTGAACAATGTACCCTCTGTAAACGTCAACATTGAGGGGCAGATCAGTCTTAGGGGCAGCCAAGGGGTACAGGTGCTTATCAATGGCAAACCCTCTATTCTTACGAGTGACGAGAACAATGCGCTGGGCACCATTACGGCCGATATGATCGATAGAATAGAGGTCATTACCAATCCATCTGCCAAATACGATGCAGAGGGTACTTCGGGCATCATCAACATTGTCATAAAAAAAGAGGAAAAGCGCGGATTTAACGGATCGGTTTCAGTGAACACCGGTGCGCCCAATAACCATAGTTTGGGTGTCAGCCTTAACCGCAGAACCGAGAAATTTAACCTCTTCACCCAATTGGGAGCGGGCTATAGGGAGCTGCCCAACGAAATTACGGTACGTAATACAGATCTGAACACGGGCACCACCATTCTTTCTAATGGAGAGGAGTTTCGCAATGAGACATTTTATAACTTCATTTTGGGTACGGATTATTATTTCAGCCCCACAAGTGTACTTACCCTTTCAGGAAATTTTGCCCTTGAAATTGAAGATCAGCCTTCTGCCACCAGTTTTGCTGCACTTGACAGTTCGGGCAATCTTACTTCAGAATGGGAACGGACAGAAGTCACTGATGCCAGAAACCCCAAGTTTCAATATGAGTTGCAGTACAAAAAAGATTTTGAAGACGATGAAGACCATGACCTGCTTTTCAGCGCATTGGGGAACTTTTTTGGGAAAGACCAAAGCTCTGAATTCTTAGACATTACGCTTTCAGGGGAAGACCGGAATGCCGAGCAGACCACACGTACCGATTTTAAAGAGTCTGTCTTCACCTTTAAATTAGATTACACCAAGCCATTTTCCGATGAATTTTCGATCGAAACGGGGGCGCAATATATTCTCAATGATGTCAGCAATGACTTTGAGGTGCAGAACCTTGAGGGCGGACAGTTTGTGACCGACCCAGGACTTACGAACATTTTTGAGTTTGATCAAGATGTGTTGGGCATTTATGGAACTGCGGCCTATGAAGGAAAAAAGTGGGGAATAAAGGCCGGCATGCGCTTAGAAAATACCAATTTGGGAACCCTGTTGGTCAATACCGATGAGACGAATGACCAAAATTATACCAATCTCTTCCCCAGCGTACATACCTCTTACAAATTCTCAGAAAAAGTATCTCTTCAAGCAGGATATTCCAAAAGAATCTACAGACCAAGACTATGGGATTTGAACCCCTTTTTCAATATTCGCAACAACTTCAATATTCGACAGGGAAACCCAAATCTGATGCCCGAGTTTACAGATTCATATGAAATGACGGGCATTTTCTTCATTGGAAAAACCTCATTGAACCTTGGGGTCTATCACAGGTACACTACCGACATTATTGAGCGCATATCGACTTTTGAAAACAATGTGAACATCAGAAGACCAGAGAACATTGGCACCAATAATGCATGGGGCATGGAGTTCAACACCAAATATAGCCCGACAAACTGGTTGACTTTTAATGTTGACTTCAACTACAACACCTTTGCCCGTGAGGGAACATTTGATGATACCATAATCGATTTCAGTGCCGAACAGTGGTCATCAAAACTGTTGACCAAAATAAAATTACCATGGGACATCGATTTTGAAACGACCGGAAACTATCAGTCGGCTTTTCAAACGGTACAGGGAGAAATTGATGACATCGCCTTTTTAGACTTTGGGGTAAGAAAGAAGATAATGAAGGGCAAGGGCGTACTCAACTTGAGCGTTCGTGACGCATTCGCTTCGCGTATACGCGAGAACCAAATCATACAGAGCGATTTTGAGGTGTTCAACCGAAGTTTCAGGGCACGTTTTGTTGCCTTCGGATTTAGCTATGGATTCGGAAAGGGTGAGGCCATGCAGTTTTCTGGGGCGAAAAGAATGTGA
- a CDS encoding RHS repeat domain-containing protein, translating to MKTNLFMLFSCFVLCVGSIGARAQAFDYATELSKLATIPNSPEAEAFMKYGDTETNLHTGTPNVAIPLYTIQGREMDLPLTLTYDGTPIKVGQLATWSGLGWNLNAGGRISRMVNGLPDDYIVGNYNTLRDHSIRTQMAGYIASPFSFPTQQAVIDYFEFLRDLSQNLIDAQPDYFMINAPGISGTIVFDQGTSETAKVLDNPRIKVEAFEGTTTLSASHNSITKWKVTGEDGTVYYFEEQETTIKHGDDSTPVGGILNEYVSSWLLTKMESPNEKDVYDFTYTDLGYWTEEQLGHTATHVENAISSSTSYPNPDSESLFLPTYQVKQKFLGSVAHNQQTMVTTTLGNRDDIDIASALEYLQFFDRDSVLLKAVDFHYGYFNLDGQLPSQRPADAIRLKLDSLQVKGGDAQNYQTYAFEYIDPDGLPERSSKAMDYLGYYNGTSGNILYPEVVDDGRTYSGKDRTPNFTYAQKGLLKKITYPTGGHTQFSYEANTISTTQSNTYTVVDYDVFVNSGTVINDALYRDDNGNLCDDEYLDASYPKIKIGDFQVTEQQVYDLKFTAFPGESQLYIMDAPSQSALQGFDNFCDFYNYGNINLFLVDTNSFDTTMTLNPGWYRVLILMDENSDQGNSYGTVRFTVSHEQTTNFNTNTSVVGGRIAEIREYTDATTLTLTKAYDYKDALGASSGIVHYSPDLHYKTFSEFSDGSVTSKMHRMATLPAVGSQPFISYGTVTEKRVDGSGTAQGSTRYHFYNGKKGATPSESPPYENNRYASLEAGEIEKRQVYHQNGDSLLVETFTYGGASTFSVQGIVSIYDEDKNDKKLMLKDNGDGTYGYAYHPFPVDCPTSLLCSQGTLCSNPTNFDSSYISCISDSYRALNFRYHYASGLVGGPLVKVTREYLDESDGTQNELVKTEQNIYDAAVDHLLKEQRVTTSDGKLLTTEYIYPKQNIVSGSGALTLDGQHSKVLGIKQYEDNTLLDEQQTAHASHGNAILPTSIQTAKAGQTLETRMQMDYHSSGNLKEAYPVTGFTGTPGVPIKGPITSYFWGYDNLYVIAVIKNASYSNIATALGVSETVLNDYDETDMVALNSLRGLLPNAQVTTYTYDPQVGVKRITDPSGNYVEHDYDAFNRLEKVTDRNGKLLTDYKYHYKYQN from the coding sequence ATGAAGACAAACCTATTTATGCTCTTTTCATGCTTTGTGCTCTGTGTTGGCAGTATCGGGGCCAGGGCACAGGCGTTCGACTACGCCACAGAACTCTCTAAATTGGCGACCATACCCAATTCGCCAGAGGCTGAAGCCTTTATGAAATATGGGGATACCGAGACGAATTTACATACGGGAACCCCTAACGTGGCCATCCCCCTGTATACCATCCAAGGCCGCGAAATGGACCTTCCGCTGACATTGACCTATGACGGTACACCGATCAAGGTAGGGCAATTGGCCACCTGGTCTGGATTGGGCTGGAACCTCAATGCAGGGGGCCGTATCTCAAGAATGGTCAACGGACTTCCAGATGATTATATCGTAGGGAATTATAATACCCTGCGAGACCATTCGATTCGAACCCAAATGGCCGGCTACATCGCTTCGCCTTTTTCCTTTCCGACCCAGCAGGCCGTCATTGACTATTTTGAATTTCTCAGAGACCTCAGCCAGAACCTGATCGATGCACAGCCCGATTACTTCATGATCAATGCCCCGGGCATCAGCGGCACCATTGTATTTGACCAGGGCACTTCTGAGACTGCCAAGGTATTGGACAACCCAAGAATAAAAGTCGAGGCTTTTGAGGGCACCACCACCCTATCGGCAAGCCATAACTCCATTACCAAATGGAAGGTCACCGGCGAAGATGGAACAGTGTACTATTTCGAGGAACAGGAAACCACTATAAAGCATGGTGACGACAGCACCCCAGTAGGTGGTATCTTAAATGAATATGTGTCCTCTTGGTTATTGACCAAAATGGAATCTCCCAATGAAAAAGACGTCTATGATTTTACGTACACCGATCTTGGGTATTGGACAGAAGAACAATTGGGGCATACGGCCACCCATGTTGAGAACGCCATTAGCAGCAGCACGTCTTATCCCAATCCAGACAGTGAAAGCCTCTTCTTGCCCACCTATCAGGTCAAACAGAAATTCCTTGGTTCAGTGGCCCACAACCAACAGACCATGGTGACCACGACCTTGGGCAATCGAGATGACATTGACATTGCCTCTGCCCTCGAATACCTGCAATTTTTTGACAGGGATTCGGTATTGTTGAAGGCGGTTGATTTTCACTACGGCTACTTCAATTTGGACGGCCAATTACCCAGCCAAAGACCGGCCGATGCCATTCGCCTGAAGCTTGATAGCTTGCAGGTCAAGGGCGGCGATGCCCAAAACTATCAAACGTACGCTTTTGAATACATCGACCCCGATGGGCTTCCCGAGCGTTCTTCGAAGGCCATGGACTATCTAGGGTACTATAACGGCACCAGTGGAAACATACTTTACCCAGAAGTGGTCGACGATGGGCGCACCTACTCGGGTAAAGATCGCACGCCCAATTTCACCTATGCCCAAAAAGGGCTGCTCAAAAAGATCACCTATCCGACCGGGGGCCATACCCAGTTCTCGTATGAGGCCAATACCATAAGCACGACCCAGAGCAATACCTATACCGTGGTGGACTATGATGTCTTTGTCAACAGCGGTACGGTGATCAACGACGCCCTCTATCGCGATGACAACGGCAATCTATGTGATGATGAATATTTGGATGCCAGCTATCCCAAGATCAAGATAGGCGACTTTCAGGTTACCGAACAACAGGTGTACGACCTTAAGTTTACCGCTTTTCCCGGAGAGTCGCAACTCTATATTATGGATGCCCCAAGTCAAAGTGCCCTACAGGGATTCGATAACTTCTGTGATTTTTACAATTACGGGAACATAAACTTATTTCTTGTAGATACCAATTCTTTTGATACTACCATGACTTTAAACCCGGGGTGGTACCGTGTGCTCATTCTAATGGATGAGAACTCTGACCAAGGCAACAGTTATGGCACCGTTCGTTTCACGGTATCACATGAACAGACCACCAACTTCAATACCAATACCAGCGTGGTCGGAGGCCGGATCGCCGAAATCAGGGAATATACCGATGCCACGACCTTGACGTTGACGAAAGCATATGACTACAAAGATGCCCTAGGGGCCAGTTCTGGCATCGTGCACTATAGCCCAGATTTGCACTATAAGACTTTTTCAGAGTTCAGTGATGGTTCGGTGACCAGCAAGATGCACCGTATGGCCACACTGCCCGCTGTGGGCAGCCAGCCCTTTATTTCTTATGGTACGGTCACCGAAAAACGTGTCGATGGCAGCGGTACCGCCCAGGGTAGTACCCGCTATCATTTTTACAACGGTAAAAAAGGGGCCACGCCCAGTGAAAGTCCGCCCTACGAGAACAATCGCTATGCAAGTCTTGAGGCCGGTGAAATTGAAAAACGCCAAGTATATCACCAAAATGGGGATTCCCTCTTGGTCGAGACGTTCACCTATGGGGGTGCGAGCACCTTTTCCGTACAGGGCATTGTATCTATCTATGATGAAGACAAAAATGATAAGAAATTGATGTTGAAAGACAATGGTGATGGCACCTATGGTTATGCCTATCATCCGTTTCCCGTAGATTGCCCTACATCACTTCTTTGTTCGCAGGGCACCCTCTGTTCTAACCCCACCAACTTTGATTCGAGTTATATCAGTTGTATTTCAGACAGCTATCGTGCCTTGAATTTTAGGTACCACTATGCCTCCGGACTGGTCGGTGGACCTTTGGTAAAGGTGACGAGAGAATACCTTGACGAATCTGATGGCACCCAAAATGAACTGGTCAAGACCGAGCAGAACATCTATGATGCTGCCGTAGACCATTTGCTCAAAGAGCAACGGGTGACCACCAGTGATGGAAAATTATTGACCACCGAATATATCTATCCCAAGCAAAATATCGTCTCGGGGTCTGGGGCCCTTACCCTAGATGGGCAACATAGCAAGGTTTTGGGCATCAAACAGTACGAAGACAATACACTGTTAGACGAGCAACAGACTGCCCATGCAAGTCATGGAAATGCCATATTGCCAACATCGATACAAACGGCCAAAGCGGGCCAGACCTTGGAGACAAGAATGCAAATGGACTACCATAGCTCTGGAAACCTGAAAGAGGCCTACCCCGTCACGGGCTTTACCGGTACGCCCGGTGTGCCCATAAAAGGACCCATCACCAGTTATTTCTGGGGCTATGACAATCTATATGTCATCGCTGTGATCAAGAATGCCAGCTATTCAAATATCGCTACCGCCCTAGGGGTGTCAGAGACTGTCTTGAACGACTATGACGAAACCGATATGGTCGCCCTCAACTCACTGAGGGGCTTGTTGCCCAATGCCCAAGTGACCACTTATACGTACGACCCACAGGTAGGGGTGAAGAGGATCACCGACCCTTCTGGCAATTACGTAGAACATGACTATGACGCCTTTAACCGCCTTGAAAAGGTAACGGATCGAAATGGCAAACTGTTGACAGACTATAAATACCATTATAAATACCAAAATTGA